The genome window CTCCTGCGGATCCTCACCGTCGAGGGCCACCACGAGCAGCTGCTCGACGAGCTGCTCGAGATCCTCGACCGCTTCCTCCTCGACGCCGAGCCCAACCTCCGCCGCCGCTTCACCGCCGAGGCCCCCTGGTGGCTGCCCGAACCCGTCGACGAGGCCATCTTCCAGCGCCTCTTCCAGGGGGTCCGCAACATCCTGGCGGACGCGAGCGGCACCGCGACGGAGTCCCACGGGCTGCGACCCACGATCCACGCCGCCATCGAGGACTTCGTCACCCGGCTCGAGTACGACCCGGTCCTTGCCGAGCGGGCTGAGGACCTCAAGCGCGAGCTGCTCGAGAGCGAGCGGGTGCGCGCCTGGATCTCCTCGATCTGGGACGAGCTCAAGCAGCGCATCCAGGCCCAGGCCGCCCAGCCGGAGTCGGTCCTCCGAACCCGCCTGGAGGGGACCGTCATCGGCCTCGGACGTCGCCTGCTGACCGATCCCGCCACCGCCGACCGGGTCGACGACCTGATCGTGCGGGGTGCCCGTGCGGGCGTCGAGACCTACCGCGAGGAGCTCGCCGGCCTGGTGTCGGGGACGATCGAGCGCTGGGACACCGCGGAGACCAGCGACCGCCTGGAGCTGCTGCTGGGACGGGACCTCCAGTTCATCCGCATCAACGGCACCGTCGTCGGTGCCCTGGCGGGTCTCGTCATCCACGCGATCGCCGTCCTGACCTGACCGGGTTCGCGGGACGCGGGTTCACCGGGGGAACGCGTCGGGAAGGACACCCCCCATGAGCGATCGCGACCAGTTCCTCGAGGTGCTCGACGAGTTCGACACCTGCATCATGACCACCTTCACCCGCGACGGGACGCCGCACGGCCGCCCGATGCACGTCGCCGAGCGCGACGGCGACACCCTCCGGTTCGTGACCGCGGTGGACGCGGCGAAGGTCAAGGAGGTCGCCGCCGGGGACCCGGTCGTCCTGACGTTCCAGTCCTCCACCCGGTGGGTGGCCGCGACGGGTTCGGCCAGGGTGCACCAGGACCGGGGCGCGGTCGCCGACCTGTGGTCCGAGCCCATGCGCGCCTGGTTCCCCGACGGACCCGACGACCCGCAGCTGTGCGTCATGGACGTCGACCTGGAGAGCGGCGAGTGGTGGGACGTCAGCGGCACCGACCTCGCCTCCTTCGCGTTCGGGGTCGCGAAGAGCGTCGTGACCCGCCAGCCCATCGACACCGACCGCGAGGGCGATCACGGCGAGGTGCGCCTGTGACCCGCTTCGGCCTCAAGCTGATGTGCGAGCTCTACGACGCCCGCACGCTGCTCCGCCACGCCCGGGCCGCCGAGGAGGCCGGCCTCGAGTTCGTGGCCATCTCCGACCACATCCACCCCTGGCTGCCCGAGCACGACCACTCGCCGTTCGCCTGGTCCGTCCTGGGCGGCGTGGCCGCCGCCACCGACCTCGAGATGGCCACCGGTCTGACGTGCCCGATCGGGCGCTACCACCCCGTCATCATCGCCCAGGCCGCCGCGACCGTCGCCAGCATGTCCGACAAGCCGTTCACGCTCGCGGTCGGCGCGGGGGAGCGGCTCAACGAGCACGTCACCGGCAAGCCGTTCCCGTCCGTCGACGTCCGCCACGAGATGCTCCACGAGGCGTGCGACATCATGACCCTGCTGTGGCAGGGCGGGTTCCACACCTACCGGGGCGACCACTTCACCGCCGACGACGTGCGCGTCTACGACCTCCCCGACGAGCCGATCCGACTGGTCGTCGGCGTGTCCGGCGAGTCCTCCCTCGACCTCGCCAAGGCCGTCGGCGCCCATGGGATCATGGCCACCGATCCCGAGGAGGACCTGACCAGCGGGTGGGCGGACCGCGGCGGCGACGCCGGGTACACGTGGTCGGAGATCCCGATGGCGTGGGCCCCCAGCGACGACGAGGGGTTGGCGCTCGCCCACGAGCGGCTCCGCTTCGCGCTGCCAGGGTGGAAGGTCATGTCGGAGCTGCCGAACCCCGTGAACTTCGACGCGGCGACGGCCATGACCTCGCCGGAGGACATGGCCGACGCCGTCCCCTACGGCCCGGATCCGGAGCGCTACGCCGAGACGATCCGGACCTTCGTCGACGCCGGGTTCGAGCACCTCTCCCTCATCCCCGTCAACGACGACGTCGAGCGGACCATCGCGTTCTTCACCGACGAGGTCCGGCCGCTCCTCTGACGCTCCACCCCCTGGGTGCCCCTCAGCGCAGCGGGGTGCCCGGAGACGGCTGGGGATCGGGCCCAGGGTCCGGGTCACCCGGCCCGGGGATCGGCTCGGGGCGTCCCGGGTCGGGCACCGGGGTCGGCTCGCCCGGGTCCGGGACGGGCGTCGGCTCGGGCTCCGGGAGCGGA of Euzebya sp. contains these proteins:
- a CDS encoding DUF445 domain-containing protein, which produces MSTTAAPVPTAAPESEQARRDDLRRMKARATGLLVIVALVWIALLVWTGDQTWAGYAIAAAEAGMVGGLADWFAVTAVFRHPLGLPIPHTAVVASRKDAFGVTLGQFVQENFLSPDVVGQRLGEADLARRAGRWLTTPANARLAAGHLAELVARLAAEARDEDAISLIESELRRRVEEVDAAPAAGRLLRILTVEGHHEQLLDELLEILDRFLLDAEPNLRRRFTAEAPWWLPEPVDEAIFQRLFQGVRNILADASGTATESHGLRPTIHAAIEDFVTRLEYDPVLAERAEDLKRELLESERVRAWISSIWDELKQRIQAQAAQPESVLRTRLEGTVIGLGRRLLTDPATADRVDDLIVRGARAGVETYREELAGLVSGTIERWDTAETSDRLELLLGRDLQFIRINGTVVGALAGLVIHAIAVLT
- a CDS encoding pyridoxamine 5'-phosphate oxidase family protein, with product MSDRDQFLEVLDEFDTCIMTTFTRDGTPHGRPMHVAERDGDTLRFVTAVDAAKVKEVAAGDPVVLTFQSSTRWVAATGSARVHQDRGAVADLWSEPMRAWFPDGPDDPQLCVMDVDLESGEWWDVSGTDLASFAFGVAKSVVTRQPIDTDREGDHGEVRL
- a CDS encoding TIGR03557 family F420-dependent LLM class oxidoreductase → MTRFGLKLMCELYDARTLLRHARAAEEAGLEFVAISDHIHPWLPEHDHSPFAWSVLGGVAAATDLEMATGLTCPIGRYHPVIIAQAAATVASMSDKPFTLAVGAGERLNEHVTGKPFPSVDVRHEMLHEACDIMTLLWQGGFHTYRGDHFTADDVRVYDLPDEPIRLVVGVSGESSLDLAKAVGAHGIMATDPEEDLTSGWADRGGDAGYTWSEIPMAWAPSDDEGLALAHERLRFALPGWKVMSELPNPVNFDAATAMTSPEDMADAVPYGPDPERYAETIRTFVDAGFEHLSLIPVNDDVERTIAFFTDEVRPLL